In the Pleuronectes platessa chromosome 8, fPlePla1.1, whole genome shotgun sequence genome, one interval contains:
- the LOC128446368 gene encoding zinc finger MYM-type protein 1-like encodes MANENSIVAIHRTPFNRRSDVDKKKLKEMGPDRPDLKLEQISTDRGRTYKRSFSSSLYANRSWLAGCAVSNAFFCFPCLLFQCTGTEILWTTTGMRDLKHFTQKCKKHESSRCHLTNSMKLSLFGRLSIAEQLDEGYRIGIRKHNEEVRKNRHILSRIIDCIKFCGAFELALRGHDESESSDNPGIFRGLVDVVASLDGALKDHLDSATVFKGTSKTVQNELLDCMLAVVREKIISEIQSSDFLSIQADETTDISTQTQLVLVLRYLNGANLEERFFEFIPLQSATAATIAMALKERLAAILPGEQKVKLICQAYDGASVMRGTSSGVQKRIQDDYPTAHYIHCYAHQLNLIMQQATSHIVKVKNFFSDLGGLAAFFSRSPKRTVVLDKTVARRLPTASNVRWNFHSRAVNTVFEHRDDLIDCFERIRASDGFDDKTSHEAGGHIRLLEDPDFNFFLKLFHRIMPHVDILYAKLQNRNIDSVYINRCIQQFQEDIQKIRDSVHAMVVEHRSGSEQPRKRRAIDQDELKRIATEVCDTILGHTKERFAFKDHLISATLLDSPQFDHYLDAFPEVALATTLKAYPVLDGSRLKTELTLIYGSEEFRTCRGAVDLYQLFKDNNLSEVFSETETLLKIIITTPMATAEAERCFSTLKRVKTFLRNTMTQDRLSALAMLSMEKRLVTDMIDFNQKVIERFASLKERRAKFLYK; translated from the exons ATGGCGAATGAAAACTCTATTGTAGCTATTCACAGAACACCATTCAATCGACGATCGGATGTCGATaaaaagaaactaaaagaaATGGGACCTGACCGTCCGGATTTAAAACTTGAACAGATAAGCACTGACCGCGGAAGAACCTACAAGCGGAGCTTCTCCTCCAGCCTTTATGCTAACCGGAGCTGGTTAGCGGGCTGTGCAGTGAGTAATGCGTTTTTTTGTTTCCCCTGCTTGTTGTTCCAATGTACTGGGACTGAAATACTCTGGACTACAACGGGGATGAGGGATCTAAAGCACTTCACCCAGAAATGCAAGAAACACGAATCGTCTCGCTGCCATCTCACTAACAGCATGAAGCTAAGTCTCTTTGGGAGACTGAGTATAGCGGAACAGCTCGACGAAGGGTACCGAATTGGCATCCGTAAACACAATGAGGAAGTAAGGAAGAACAGGCACATTCTCTCAAGAATTATAGACTGTATTAAGTTCTGTGGTGCATTTGAGTTGGCACTGCGTGGTCATGATGAGAGCGAGAGCTCTGATAACCCAGGGATATTTCGTGGCTTGGTGGACGTTGTTGCCTCACTCGACGGTGCACTGAAAGACCATCTCGACAGCGCGACTGTGTTCAAGGGAACATCCAAAACGGTCCAGAATGAACTTCTTGACTGTATGCTGGCTGTTGTTAGGGAAAAGATCATAAGCGAGATTCAAAGCAGCGATTTTCTATCGATCCAAGCAGATGAGACCACGGATATTAGCACACAAACCCAGCTTGTGCTTGTGCTTCGCTACTTAAATGGTGCTAACCTGGAGGAAAGATTCTTTGAGTTCATCCCTCTGCAGTCAGCTACAGCAGCGACCATTGCCATGGCATTAAAAGAACGCCTTGCTGCCATCCTCCCAGGTGAGCAGAAAGTTAAACTCATCTGCCAGGCATATGACGGTGCCAGTGTAATGAGGGGTACCTCTTCAGGTGTTCAGAAGAGAATCCAGGACGACTACCCAACTGCCCACTATATCCACTGCTATGCCCATCAGCTCAATCTTATAATGCAACAGGCCACCTCTCACATTGTTAAAGTCAAGAACTTTTTTTCTGACTTGGGTGGATTAGCTGCGTTCTTTTCAAGATCCCCGAAGCGGACCGTTGTCCTTGATAAAACAGTGGCCCGTAGACTGCCAACGGCCAGCAATGTGAGGTGGAACTTTCACAGCCGTGCCGTCAATACTGTGTTTGAGCACAGAGATGACCTCATTGACTGCTTTGAAAGAATTCGAGCATCAGATGGCTTTGATGACAAGACCAGCCACGAAGCAGGAGGCCACATCAGGCTACTGGAGGATCCTGATTTCAACTTCTTCCTTAAACTGTTTCATCGGATAATGCCACACGTGGACATTCTCTATGCCAAGCTCCAGAACAGAAACATAGATTCAGTCTATATAAATCGCTGCATCCAGCAGTTCCAAGAGGACATACAAAAAATCAG agattCAGTCCATGCAATGGTGGTGGAGCACAGGAGTGGCTCTGAGCAGCCGAGGAAGCGCCGGGCTATCGATCAAGATGAGCTTAAAAGGATTGCCACAGAG GTATGCGACACCATACTTGGACACACCAAGGAACGCTTTGCCTTCAAGGACCACCTCATCAGTGCCACCTTACTGGACAGCCCCCAGTTTGACCACTACCTCGATGCATTCCCTGAAGTTGCTCTGGCCACAACATTGAAGGCCTATCCTGTGCTCGATGGAAGTAGGCTGAAGACAGAGCTTACCCTCATCTATGGCTCAGAAGAATTCCGAACCTGTCGTGGTGCTGTGGATCTTTACCAGTTGTTCAAAGACAATAACCTTTCTGAGGTATtttcagagacagaaacactgctTAAAATCATCATCACAACTCCCATGGCCACTGCTGAGGCTGAGAGGTGTTTTTCAACACTGAAAAGGGTTAAAACCTTTCTCAGGAACACAATGACTCAGGACAGACTGAGTGCCTTAGCCATGCTCTCAATGGAAAAAAGGCTTGTCACAGACATGATTGACTTTAACCAGAAGGTGATAGAGAGATTTGCCAGCTTGAAAGAGAGGAGGGCTAAGTTTCTTTACAAGTAG